The following coding sequences are from one Deltaproteobacteria bacterium window:
- a CDS encoding methylated-DNA--[protein]-cysteine S-methyltransferase: MPKKKIGESLKGPSLYEQIYAAVRQIPSGRVATYGQIAKIVGRCGARTVGYAMASLPHGLDVPWHRVINAQGKVSGRAHGGGDVTQRQLLEQEGVQFDGQGRVNLKTYRWSGPDQEEGMD, translated from the coding sequence ATGCCCAAGAAAAAAATTGGAGAATCTCTGAAAGGCCCTTCTTTATATGAACAGATTTACGCAGCAGTTCGTCAGATTCCATCCGGCCGGGTGGCCACCTATGGCCAGATTGCCAAGATTGTCGGCCGGTGCGGCGCACGAACGGTGGGTTATGCCATGGCCTCCCTTCCCCATGGTCTGGATGTCCCCTGGCATCGCGTTATCAATGCACAAGGTAAAGTCAGCGGCCGGGCGCATGGCGGCGGGGATGTCACCCAGCGCCAACTGCTGGAACAGGAAGGTGTCCAGTTTGACGGACAGGGCCGCGTCAACCTCAAGACCTATCGCTGGTCAGGCCCGGATCAAGAAGAAGGGATGGATTGA